From one Rosa rugosa chromosome 4, drRosRugo1.1, whole genome shotgun sequence genomic stretch:
- the LOC133742110 gene encoding disease resistance protein RPV1-like, with translation MTTKTDLPSSCPPPPQPSGKFKYDVFLNFRGKDTRTNFTDHLYTALKHKGINTFRDDEELERGESIGPKLLKAIKESRYIIVVFSQNYADSSWCLNELAEVGECMKEMGQKVLPVFYHVDPSEVRRQTGEHFGKAFEKHQKWYEAEPDKVKRWKDALAKVGNLSGWHVQNGSEAKIIQEIVQKVFTELNKIIYTSDGLVGMDSHLNELFSYLDIGCLDVRIIGICGMGGIGKTTIAQVVFERLRAQFEGDSFLENVKQETEMKQGSTIHLQEKLLLNLLNSNVNVQNTKMGKDIIKHRLSTKRVLIVLDDVDQVKQLETLCDRTWFGPGSRIIITSRDEHLISAFGADEVYKVNALADPEAFELFRLKAFKEDEVGEDFLKLSKEFLKYANGLPLAIKILGSSVRGRSVKLWSSSLNRLKKSH, from the exons ATGACTACCAAAACAGATCTTCCTTCTtcttgtcctcctcctcctcaaccATCCGGTAAATTCAAGTATGATGTGTTCCTCAATTTCAGAGGTAAAGATACCCGCACAAATTTCACAGACCATCTTTATACCGCTCTCAAGCATAAAGGAATAAACACATTTAGAGATGatgaagaacttgagagaggCGAATCAATTGGTCCAAAACTCTTGAAAGCAATTAAAGAATCAAGATATATTATTGTGGTTTTTTCCCAAAACTACGCCGATTCTTCGTGGTGTTTGAATGAGCTTGCAGAGGTCGGTGAATGCATGAAAGAAATGGGACAAAAAGTCCTTCCAGTGTTCTACCATGTTGATCCATCTGAGGTACGAAGACAAACAGGGGAGCACTTTGGGAAAGCATTTGAGAAGCATCAAAAGTGGTATGAAGCGGAACCAGACAAAGTAAAGAGGTGGAAAGACGCTCTTGCTAAAGTGGGCAATCTCTCTGGATGGCATGTGCAAAATGG GTCTGAAGCCAAAATTATTCAAGAAATTGTACAAAAGGTTTTCACTGAGTTGAATAAAATAATCTACACATCTGATGGCTTAGTTGGGATGGACTCTCACCTGAATGAACTGTTTTCCTACTTAGACATTGGGTGTCTCGATGTTCGTATCATAGGGATTTGTGGGATGGGTGGTATCGGAAAAACCACTATTGCACAAGTGGTTTTTGAAAGGCTAAGAGCTCAGTTTGAAGGTGATAGCTTTCTTGAGAATGTTAAACAGGAAACTGAAATGAAGCAAGGTAGTACAATTCATTTACAAGAGAAACTTCTCTTGAACTTGCTGAATAGTAATGTCAATGTACAGAACACTAAAATGGGAAAAGACATAATTAAGCATAGACTATCTACTAAGAGGGTGCttattgttcttgatgatgtggatCAAGTTAAACAATTGGAAACACTGTGTGATCGTACTTGGTTTGGTCCTGGGAGTAGAATCATCATAACATCCAGAGATGAACACTTGATCAGTGCATTTGGAGCAGACGAAGTATACAAGGTAAATGCATTAGCTGATCCTGAAGCTTTTGAGCTCTTTCGTTTGAAAGCCTTCAAAGAAGATGAGGTTGGAGAAGATTTTCTCAAGCTATCCAAGGAATTTTTGAAATATGCTAATGGCCTTCCATTAGCTATTAAAATTTTGGGATCGTCTGTTCGCGGTAGAAGTGTAAAGTTATGGTCAAGTTCATTGAATAGACTTAAAAAAAGTCAttag